A stretch of DNA from Desulfosarcina ovata subsp. ovata:
CACCGCCGGGGATGGTGATCACTTTGGCCTCCTCCAGTAGACGGATGGCGACCTCATGGGAATTGTCATCGGTAAAGCGGTATTTGGACATGACGTAGAAAGCCCCCTTGGGCGGCACGTAGGAGAAATAGTCGCTCAAGCGGTCAAGTCGCTCGCAGCAAAGCGCCCTTCGTTTGGTCAGCTCGCTGCGCATATCCTGCACGCATTCCTGATCGCCTTCCAGGGCCGCTAGGGCCGCAATCTGGGATGGGGTGGGCGAGCAAATGGTTGCTGCGTCGTGAACCTTCATGATCTGTTCCATCCAACGGGCAGCAGCGATCACCCAGCCCACACGCCATCCGGTAAGGGCGTATTTTTTAGAGCCTGTTTGAGAAGTCTGGATCAGGCCCGATAACAAAGCGGAAAGTGGTTCAAAAGCGGGGCATATATGTAATATGTGAGCATGTTGAGATACTTTCCAACGCCGTTAGCGCGCTTTAGACGGATTTATCAAACGGGCTCTTAGACTTGCCAAGCAATCCAACCGACTGATATGCTTGGCTCACTTTTAAGATGTGTGCCGTGCCCGGCACACAACATTCTTCTTCACCCGACAGGTGTTCCGCTGCCGCTACACACCTGCAGGTGAGAAGCGCGTTGGCACCATCATATGGCAAGGAAGGAATGAAAATGTTTGTCCGTACTCTATGCTTTATCATGGTTTTGATGACAATGGGGTGTTACGGTGGTCCCAAAGCGAATTATGTCCGGAAATATGACCCTGTCATGGATAAGAACGGTGGCGTTGTTCTGCTTGTGGACGTCTGCCGCCAGGTTGATAGCATTGAGTTTGAAAAATTAAAGGACAAAACCTTTGATCCAGAGTACGATACGTACTTTAAACGACGCAGGTTCAAGCGAGCCTACGGACAACAAGCATGCCCAGCATAGTTCACTCAATACGAAAACGGCCGGGCTGCCCAGCAAAGGCACGCCTTAATGAATGCTTGAGCCGTATGACGGGAAACTGTCACCTACGGTTCTGAGGGGGCTCGGGGCTGGTGACAGCCCCCGGCTACCCGATCAATGACTGAATCTATTCACACCCGGAAGGAGATTTTCTGCATTGGATATTCCACGGATCTTCAATATCATTGAGAGTGCTCACCGCATCCACAACCCGATCACACCCGCAAAGCTCGCCACTCTCGGCGCGGCGTTGCGTCTTGAATCGGGGGCCCGGGTACTCGACCTCGGCAGCGGTTCGGGGGAGATGCTTTGCACCTGGGCACGCGATCACGGCGTCATCGGAATCGGCATCGACATGAGCCAGTTGTTCACCGAGCAAGCTAAACTCCGTGCTGAAGAACTCGGCGTCGCCGATCAAGTCAAGTTCATCCATGGCGATGCTGCCGGCTATGTCTCTGACGAGAAGGTCAGTGTGGCAGCCTGTGTCGGTGCCACTTGGATCGCCGGAGGAGTTGTCGGCACTATCGAGCTTCTGGCGCGGAGCCTGCGCACCGAAGGGATCATCCTCATCGGCGAGCCCTACTGGCGGCAGTTACCGCCGACGGAAGATGTTGCCAAGGGATGTCTTGCTAACTCGATCTCCGACTTTCTCATGCTTTCAGAACTTCTCGTGTCTTTTGACCATCTTGGCTACGACGTCGTTGAAATGGTTCTGGCTGACCAAGACGGCTGGGACAGATACGAGGCGGCCAAATGGCTCACCATGCGCCGATGGCTTGAAGCCAATCCCGACGACGAGTTCGCGAAAGATGTTCGAGCCAAACTAACCTCAGAACCCAAGCGCTACGCCACTTACACGCGTGAATACCTGGGCTGGGGTGTGTTCGCGCTGATGCCGCGGTGATGAGGGATTACCGAACGACTCAGAAATTGGCCGGATTCCCCCTTATCGGCTATTTCACACGACAGTACCCGAGATGCAGCGGGCCTCCCGGGGTAAACACACATCTTTCGGTACGTAAGCGCCGAGTATACGAGCACTGCCTAAAAGGGCAATTAGCTGATTCTATGCACGTTCCATATCAAAGAGTTAACGAAATCATCAATGGTCGCCGAGGGGTTACTCCCAGTACAGCATTAAGATTGTCCAAGTTTTTTGGCGTTTCTCCAGACTTTTGGATGAATATTCAATTAAGATGGGATCTGTATTTTGCTCAACAGGCAGAAGCAGCCGAATTAAATTCAATCAATCCAGTGGAAAACCGTGTCGCAACAGTATATTAGGATGAAAAGCCCATCGGGATAGGGAGTGACCTCACGGCTGCCCCCTCCCACACCACCCGGCATACGGATCGCGTACCAAGGCGATTCGGCTGATCAGGAAGGTTATTGAGCAGGCAGGAACAGTCCTCGTTCGAAGAAGTAACGGTGTGGTAGAGCAAATATTACCCACTTGACCTTGCTCATGCGCCAGTACTTTTTGCGGGCGTTTCCGCAACGCATAGCATCCTTATGCGAAATGCCAAGCTTTTTGAGATTTCGGACCTTGGTCCTGGGATTTTTCCATTGTTTCCAGACGACACACCGCAGCCGGCGGATAATCCAGCCATGCTGCGAAAACCGATTCTCATGCCGGCCAATCTGATCGAAAAGGTTGACCGAATCGCCAAGGATAGAAACGTGTCCTTCGCTGAGGTCATACGGAACGCCGTTGATGTTTTCGGTGAAGACGATATGACCGCTGAAGAGGAAACGCTGCTCGAGGCGTTGCTGGACGAAGTGATTCGGTCGACGACCGATCTCGCCGCAAAACTCGATCAGACGATCACTTACTGAATCGCTATTTTCTATTCTTATTCGACCTCTCCATCAAAACAATCAATTGGTCGCGTTGATCAAAATGATATAATGGGATTCTCTTAAATGCGTATCGTGGTCAATCTATTACAAATATATATAGTATTGAAGATGATGTTTTTTGGTAAGGCCAGAGGGAGGAAGCCGTATAAACCATACTGCGACGACTGATAACGTAGCCCAAAAACATTATCTTGAATGCTATAGGACCGTTAATCGTTGGATCGTACGATTCATGCAAGTGCATGAGAACAAAGGGATGAGTGTCAATGTTGCCGATAGCCTTTCGACTGCACCCGGGACAGGATCTCCTCGTTGAACTGGAACGGATCGCAAGGGAACAAGCCATTGAAGCCGCCGGCATTCTGACCTGCGTGGGCAGCCTTACCACCGCAACACTTCGCTTTGCCAACCAGGAAGAAGCAACCCTGCTGCATGGCCACTTCGAAATCGTTTCACTCACAGGTGTTCTTTCACGTCACGGATCACACGTTCATATCGCCATTTCCGACAAGCACGGCAAAACCATCGGGGGCCATCTGCTTGAAGGGTGCAAAATATACACAACGGCCGAAATCATCATTGAAATTATCCCTCAATACCGGTTCTTGAGAACCTTCGACAAGCAGACAGGTTACCCTGAACTGGAAATCAAACCGTTACCCCCTGATAAGGAGTAATCAAATGGGATTTAACGAACAACTGAAGAAGGACTTTTCAACATTCACCTGGGTCTTGATAGCCGTCGCCATCGTCCTCAACATCGCTATCGGGCAACTCGTGTCCCTTCTCAAGCTTCCCATCTTTCTTGATTCCATCGGCACGGTGCTGGTAGGCGTTTTTGCCGGACCGTGGGCTGGTGGGCTGACCGGTCTGTTTACCAATTTGATCTGGGGCGTAATCTCTTCCCCGGTGGCTGCGGCGTTTGCCCCGGTGGCAATGGTGATTGGTATCGTCGCTGGCCTGTGTGCCAGGTACGGTCTTTTCAAAAACTGGTGGCTTGCCATTGTTGCCGGCGTGATCATCACGGTATTCAACGCCATCGTGGCCGTACCCATCAGGCTTTATATGTTCGGCGGCATCACCGGAAGCGGAGCGGATTTCATCACGGCGTACATGCTGGCACTGGGCAGGGACCTTTTCGGATCGGTGGTGGTCACCGTATTCACGTCAAACCTGTTGGACAAAGTGGTCACCGCTGTGCTGGCCTGGGGTATCGTGAAGGCGCTGCCTGAAAGGACATCGGCCCGTTTTCCCCGGCTGACCGCCACCAACCCGTAGACGCTGAATAATGGGCGGACAAATATGAATAGGTGATGGAAGATATCATTGCATTCAGGCAGCATCACCCTCTTTATTGAGGGCAAATCCCCGCTTCACTCCGACCACCCCTTCAACAAGCTTGCCTATGTCTTGTTGGCAGGGTTGGCGGCATATGGTGCCCCCGGCGCCTGGATCCCGGATGCGGTCCTTTTGGGGCTAAACCTTGTCTTAGCAGGAACGAACGGTATTCTTTCCGCCGTATGGAAGATCACATGGCGCATGCTTCTTCCGCTTGCGCTGCTCATGATCCCCATCCATGGGTTTCTGTATCCCGGTAATCACACGCCATTGGTATCGTACCATAACATCCTGTTTGGTCTGGAGGGGTTAGTCTTCTCCGGAACCAAACTCCTACAGCTGGCGACGGTTTTCACAGCTTCGCTTCTCTTCGTCTTCACCACACACCCTGCGGACTTCATAACCGCTTTGACCCAGGCCGGTTGGCCGCCTTTCATGGCCTACCTCATGGGTAGCCCGTTGCTGATGCTGCCGGCCATGCGCACGAGAATCGGTGTCATCCAGGCCGCTCAGCGGGCCAGGGGGCTGGACGTCGAAGGGGGGCCGCTCAAACGGATACGATCGCTCGTACCATTGGTCGTGCCTTTCGTGCTTGGCGCACTCATCGAAATCGAGCAGCGCGCCATTGCATTGGAGATACGCGGCTTCAACGCGTCGGGTGCCAAAACATCTCTGAGAATGGTGCACGACTCAAAGGCGCAGCGGACGACTCGATGGCTGATGGTACTTGCATCCATACTTCTCCTTCTGTCCAGGCTGGCGGTTTGAATGATGCCAATCATTGAGGCTGAAAATTTCTCCTACACCTACCCGGCTGCGGATAACAAGGCTCTTGACAGGCTTTCATTGCAGATTGAACAAGGCGAATTCGTCGCTGTCATCGGGGCCAACAATTCCGGAAAAACCAGCCTGTGCCTTGCACTTACAGGTGTTATCCCCCACCTCTATCATGGCCGCATGCAAGGTCGCATGCGTGTATGCGGCATGGATACCGCCGAAGCGAACGTTGCAAAGATCTGCCCATCGTCTGTCGCGCTGGTCATGCAAAAGCCTGAGAACCAGCTTTCCGGTGTTCGTTTTACTGTTCGTGAAGAAGTCGCTTTCAGTCTTGAAAACCAGGGCATGAGCAGGCACGAAATGCAGGAACGGGTTGAAGCCGTGCTCCGCATGACAGGTCTGACCCATGTGGCGGATCGCTCCCCTCATCACCTTTCTGGTGGTCAGCTGCAAAAGGTAGCCCTGGCAGCAGCCCTGGCGAGCGATGCACCAATCGTGGTACTGGATGAGCCGACGACCTTCCTGGATCCGCTGAGCGCCAGGCAGGTTTTTGAAATTCTTTATCGATTGCGCCGGCAGGGAAAAACCATCGTGCTCGCAGAACAGCGCCTGGAAATGATCGCCATCTATGCAAACCGTGTCATTGCCCTGAACAACGGAGAAAAAATTCTGGACGGCCCTCCTGCCGAAATCCTGGTTTCACCGATCCTGAAAGAAATCGGACTGGGCTGGACCCGTTTCACCACGATTGCCGATCTGGCAAGGGCCAAGGGCATCTGGCACGAGGGCAGCCCCCTGGCAACAACCCTTGCAGACACCATAAACGGATTACGAAGAGACTGAGAGGAGGTTCATCATGGGTATCGAGATACAGGGCCTTTCTTATTGGTATGACACTGGCGTCTGTGCTCTTAAAGATATCTCGCTAACCATTCAACCAGGGGAATGTGTTGCTTTGCTGGGTCATAACGGATCGGGAAAAACAACTCTCGTAAAACACTTCAACGGCCTTCTTCACCCCTCGCAAGGGGTGGTGTTAATCAACGGTATCCCCACCACCGAGAGAAGGGTCGCGCAGCTTGCCGGTGTGGTGGCCCTCTTGTTTCAAAATCCCGATGATCAGATATGCAAAAGAACGGTATGGGATGAAACGGCTTACGGCCCGAAAAACCTTGGATATGCAAACGAGCGGGTACGCGAACAAGTGAATGCGTCTCTATCCGCTTTCGACCTTCTCACCATGAAGGAGCGCAATCCCCACGATCTGAGCTACAGTGAACGCAAACGGCTGGCCATCGCTTCCGTCCTGGCCATGGACACGGAAATCGTCGTTCTCGACGAGCCTACCGCTGGCCTTGATCCTCGGGAAATCAACCTGCTCAAAGCGGCCATGCGACAGCTTCAATCCAATGGGAAAAGCGTGGTGGTCATCAGTCACGACATGGATTTCATTGCAGAAAACATGTTGCGGGCGGTATGCCTTGAAAATGGCCGCAAATGCTTCGATGGGGGCGTTGCCGACCTCTTTGAAAAGCATTCGTTCCTTGAACAATGCGGTTTGCTACCGCCTCAAGTCGTTCAGTTAAGCTCACATTTTAACCTTCGCTTGCAAACGCTCACGCCAAAAGATTTTATTGAAAGGTTGGTCGATACAATTCACGGCCATCGCCATGGGGAAAGGCGAAGACAAACCCCTTGACGACAAGCGCACCATGCGACCCCACGCCAAAACAGTGGGACCTTTCCCGGCCGGATCCCAATATTGACCATCGCCGGGTGCCCAACTTGAGAAGAAGACCAATACACCAGCCATTAAACGGGTTCAGGATACCGGGCCAAATCCGGCATGACGACCCGGAGACTTTTTGTGAGTCAATAAATATTTATATACACCTTATGACGTTTTTTAACGCTACATGCCTCCCATCTCCTGAGATGCCAATAAATTCTCTTCGATAAAACTTAGGCCATTTAATTCAAAATATATAATTTAAATTATTCTATCATAGCCATCATGGCAAAAAACCTAAAATAACGTTTTAAAATATTATTTGACTTTTTTACCGTTATTACGTTATTGGCAATAACTCTGAACAATAATTTACTACGTTTTAAAACGACATTTTAACATTCGTCATAACGGTTTGTGCCGTCTGGCATTGGTCTACGCGCTAACACCATGGATAAACGTGATAAAAGGAAGGGCTAATGAAAAGTTTCACTTGCATCGGATCTGTGCTGTTCGTTTTGTTGACCCTGTTTCTCACGCCGGTAAATGCTCAGGATGAGAATGAGGAAAAAGATGTCGTCACCTTACCCGAAGTCGTGGTGCAAGGCCGATTCGAGAGAGAAGAATTTGTGGGGCCTCTTTTCACGGAAACCAACACCAAGACGAAAATCACCGAAAAGGGGATAGGCGCCCTCGGGCCCACGTCCATGATGTCCGTACCAAAGGCCATCAACCTGATCCCATCCGTGCATCAGCAAAGCGTGGACCCTCTGGGTCTGGCGGATATCAGCAATTATCACGAATCGTTCCGCTTCAGAGGGATTGAACCGACGGGGGGCGGCAACCCATCCACGCCCGTCAACATGGAAAATGTTCCAATGTCGGCAAGACCGGGTGGCGGCGCCAATATTTACGACATGGAAAACTTCAGCAGCATTTCCATTTACAAGGGAGGCGTGCCTGCGGAAAAGGGGTTCGGTCTCACGAATATCGGTGGAAAAATCGATATGGAGGTCAAACGGCCGGAAGAAGACTTCGGGTTCAACCTGAAACAGACCTTGGGCAGTCATGACGCCAGGAGGACCTTTTTGCGGCTTGATTCAGGGATCCTGCCTTCCCAAACGGCCGGATTCTTATCCTATTCCAATACTGCCGCGGACAAGTGGAAAGGGGAGGGAGATTCCAAGCGACAGAATGCAATGCTGGGGTTGAGGCAAATGTTCGGTGACAGACTCAAATTCGAATTCTTCTCCAGCTATAACAAGACAGAGGCCAACCCGTACAGGCCGCTCGATTTTGAGCAGGCCTCATCACTTGGCGAGAATTACGATTCTGATTTTAGCGACAACCGATCTGACTATTTTTATTATGGATACAACAAAAACAAGTTCGAGGACCACAATATTCTGGCCAATATCGAATATGCCGTTACGGAAAATTCGAAAATAACGCTAAAGCCATTTTATTGGAATGACAAGGGCTATTATCAGGAAACGATAACCATGAAAAACGGCCAGAACAGAATCCGCCGGTGGGACATCGATCACGACCTCAACGGTGTGCAGGCGGAATACTCCGTGAAGTTGTTGAACGCCCTGGATTTTGATATCGGCTATTTTTATCTTGAACAGGAAAGACCCGGACCGCCCACCTCCTGGAAATTATATACGGTGTCCGACGGCAGGCTCGTTTTCGACAAATGGCAGATTCTTTCCAATTCATCCCACAATCGTCAGAAAACGCCTTTTGTTTCCGGTAAATATGCCATCGGTCGGTTCCAGTTTGAAGCCGGCATGAAATATCTGAATTATTCCATGCCTTCGATAACCACTTATAACACCCAGGGCATTCCGGACGTCAGTTATGAATCCGCCCTTGGAATGGCCACCACCATCGAAGCCAGTGCGAGCGTCCAATCCAAGGATTTCCATGAGATCCTTCCCAATGCCGGGGTGAGTTATGTCCTGACCGATTCACTGAGCTGTTATTTTTCCTACGGCAGAAACTATGGCATGAGTGTGGCTCTTTATCCCTACTTCATTTCCCAGAAAAGTGCGTTCGATGCAAAGGGCATCACCCTGCAGGACCTCTGGGACAATCAGGAACTGGAGATCGCGGACAATTTCGATTTCGGATTCAGATATATCACAGACAAACTGTATATCGTTCCCACCATCTATTATGCCAAGCACAAAAACAAAACGGCCATCTATTATGATGCATCCCTCGACGCAACCTTCCCGGCCGCCATTTTTGATGCGGATGCCTACGGGTTTGAACTGGAAGCCGGCGCCATGCCTTTGCAAAATCTCTCGATTTATGCATCCTTTTCCTACAACCGCTTCTATTTTTCCCAGGATATCAGCAACAAGGCAGGCGAAACGATTTCCGTGGATGGGAATCAGGTACCGGACGCCCCGGAATTCCTCGTCAAAGGCATGGTAAGTTATCGCCTTGGCGATTTCTCCTTTTCCCCGGTTGTCCGGTACTGCTCCAGCAGATATGGAGATATTCTCCAGGAAGAAAAAATCGACGATGCCGTGGTCTTTGATTTCGATGTCACCTACAGCAAGGCCTTCCCGCAAACACCGATCAAAAAAATGGATATTTCTCTGTCACTCAATAACATCTTTGACAAGGAATACATCAGCATCATCAATACCGCCGATTATCAGACCCTCGGCTCATCCTATCATACGGGTGCACCGTTTACGATGTACGCAACGGTTTCGCTCTCGTTTTAGAGCTGGAAAGACCTGACTGGAATTTTTCTCTTTTTTCAACAGCCGCCAAATCAATCCAGTGCGCAGGAAAAACGGCATGGACATGTCCGCTTGGCTCGAGTATTTTATTCTGGAGGTGGAAATGCAGGTAATTGAAGCCAAAAAAGGAGATGGAAATGACGACAATGAAAAGAGCTTTCTTCCATGGGCTTGTCTCCATGGTTGCGGTCATGGTGTTGGCCCTGTTCATGACGCCCTTTGCACTGGCGGCGGGATTCAAAAGGGAATACAAGCTGCAAGTCAACGTGGGGCCGTCGTTCTACTGGGGCATCGGTGCGACAAAATTCGCCGATTTGGTCAGGGAAAAGACCGATGGTCAGATCAACATCAAGCCCTATTTCGGCAGTGCCCTGCTCAAGGGGGCTCAGCTCAAATCCGCCCAAATGGTGGCCAAGGGCGTCATTGACTGTGCCTATGAGTCGACCATCAACATCTCGCCGGTCATACCCGAAGCCAACATTTTTCACCTGCCCTTTTTTATCAACACCTTCGAGAACCTGGACAAAATGAAGGCCGGCCAGTCCGGTCAGGCGGTGTTTGCCGCCATGCGGAAAATCGGCCTCCAGCCGCTGGCCTGGGCCGAAAACGGATTCCGGCAAGTGACCAACAGCAAGCACCCCATCGGGAAACCGGCCGACCTCAAAGGGTTGCGCATCCGGGTCGTCGGCAATCCAATGTTCATGGACACCTTTCGCCAGTTGGGGGCCGATCCGGTCAACATGAACTGGGGTGACGCCCAGACCGCGTTTCAGCAGGGGGTTGTCGACGGTCAGGAGAACCCGGTGGGCGTATTGATTCCGGTCCAGATCCACCAGTATCACCGCTACGCCACCATGTGGAACTACCTCGTTGATCCGCTGGTCATCTATTGGAACCAAAAGCAGTGGAAGGCCTTTCCTAGCGATATCCGGCAAGCGATTCAGGAGGCCGCCCAAACCTCCGGCCGGTTTGAAATCGCCCTGTGCCGGGCCGGGCTGGACGGCAACACATCTCTCGACATTCTCAAAAACGAATTCAACCACACTATGGAGGTGCCCGATCCGGTTCAATTCATGGAATCCAAGGGCATGACCGTCTCCTTTCTGTCCACCGATCAGGTCAAGGCCTTTGCCGACGCCACGGCCCCGGTGTTGAAGAAGTGGGCCCGGAAACTGGGAACGGACTTGGTTGACAAAGCCCGGGCTGACATGGGCCGATAGCCCCGACAAGGCGGCCGGGGCCGCCCCTCACTGTGTAAAACCCGAGCCTTATGCCAAACGGGTGGGGAGTATTTCTTGAAATCACACAAGCCGATTCGCGCAGACTATTGGATCGCCGCGCTGCTGCTCATGGGCATGGCCCTGATCGCCTTCATCAACGTCCTGAGCCGCTATTTCATCAACTTCTCCATCGGTGCCACCGAAGAGATTACCATCAACCTCTTTGTATGGATGACGGTGGTCGGAACGGGCATCGCCTTCGAGCGCGGGGCCCAATTGGGCATGGTGACCGTTTTCAACCGGTTTCCGCTGAAAATGCGCAAAGGCCTGGTGGTGTTCAGCGCGCTTCTGGGCGCGGGCCTCTTCGTCCTGGTCTGCGGGT
This window harbors:
- a CDS encoding pyridoxal phosphate-dependent aminotransferase, coding for MLSGLIQTSQTGSKKYALTGWRVGWVIAAARWMEQIMKVHDAATICSPTPSQIAALAALEGDQECVQDMRSELTKRRALCCERLDRLSDYFSYVPPKGAFYVMSKYRFTDDNSHEVAIRLLEEAKVITIPGGAFGLGGEGHLRLSFGCEEKVIDEAFDRIERWLR
- a CDS encoding SAM-dependent methyltransferase, which gives rise to MDIPRIFNIIESAHRIHNPITPAKLATLGAALRLESGARVLDLGSGSGEMLCTWARDHGVIGIGIDMSQLFTEQAKLRAEELGVADQVKFIHGDAAGYVSDEKVSVAACVGATWIAGGVVGTIELLARSLRTEGIILIGEPYWRQLPPTEDVAKGCLANSISDFLMLSELLVSFDHLGYDVVEMVLADQDGWDRYEAAKWLTMRRWLEANPDDEFAKDVRAKLTSEPKRYATYTREYLGWGVFALMPR
- a CDS encoding HigA family addiction module antitoxin, translating into MRDYRTTQKLAGFPLIGYFTRQYPRCSGPPGVNTHLSVRKRRVYEHCLKGQLADSMHVPYQRVNEIINGRRGVTPSTALRLSKFFGVSPDFWMNIQLRWDLYFAQQAEAAELNSINPVENRVATVY
- a CDS encoding PPC domain-containing DNA-binding protein, producing MLPIAFRLHPGQDLLVELERIAREQAIEAAGILTCVGSLTTATLRFANQEEATLLHGHFEIVSLTGVLSRHGSHVHIAISDKHGKTIGGHLLEGCKIYTTAEIIIEIIPQYRFLRTFDKQTGYPELEIKPLPPDKE
- a CDS encoding ECF transporter S component; protein product: MGFNEQLKKDFSTFTWVLIAVAIVLNIAIGQLVSLLKLPIFLDSIGTVLVGVFAGPWAGGLTGLFTNLIWGVISSPVAAAFAPVAMVIGIVAGLCARYGLFKNWWLAIVAGVIITVFNAIVAVPIRLYMFGGITGSGADFITAYMLALGRDLFGSVVVTVFTSNLLDKVVTAVLAWGIVKALPERTSARFPRLTATNP
- a CDS encoding energy-coupling factor transporter transmembrane component T family protein; its protein translation is MHSGSITLFIEGKSPLHSDHPFNKLAYVLLAGLAAYGAPGAWIPDAVLLGLNLVLAGTNGILSAVWKITWRMLLPLALLMIPIHGFLYPGNHTPLVSYHNILFGLEGLVFSGTKLLQLATVFTASLLFVFTTHPADFITALTQAGWPPFMAYLMGSPLLMLPAMRTRIGVIQAAQRARGLDVEGGPLKRIRSLVPLVVPFVLGALIEIEQRAIALEIRGFNASGAKTSLRMVHDSKAQRTTRWLMVLASILLLLSRLAV
- a CDS encoding energy-coupling factor ABC transporter ATP-binding protein, whose protein sequence is MMPIIEAENFSYTYPAADNKALDRLSLQIEQGEFVAVIGANNSGKTSLCLALTGVIPHLYHGRMQGRMRVCGMDTAEANVAKICPSSVALVMQKPENQLSGVRFTVREEVAFSLENQGMSRHEMQERVEAVLRMTGLTHVADRSPHHLSGGQLQKVALAAALASDAPIVVLDEPTTFLDPLSARQVFEILYRLRRQGKTIVLAEQRLEMIAIYANRVIALNNGEKILDGPPAEILVSPILKEIGLGWTRFTTIADLARAKGIWHEGSPLATTLADTINGLRRD
- a CDS encoding energy-coupling factor ABC transporter ATP-binding protein, with product MGIEIQGLSYWYDTGVCALKDISLTIQPGECVALLGHNGSGKTTLVKHFNGLLHPSQGVVLINGIPTTERRVAQLAGVVALLFQNPDDQICKRTVWDETAYGPKNLGYANERVREQVNASLSAFDLLTMKERNPHDLSYSERKRLAIASVLAMDTEIVVLDEPTAGLDPREINLLKAAMRQLQSNGKSVVVISHDMDFIAENMLRAVCLENGRKCFDGGVADLFEKHSFLEQCGLLPPQVVQLSSHFNLRLQTLTPKDFIERLVDTIHGHRHGERRRQTP
- a CDS encoding DUF1287 domain-containing protein gives rise to the protein MTTSAPCDPTPKQWDLSRPDPNIDHRRVPNLRRRPIHQPLNGFRIPGQIRHDDPETFCESINIYIHLMTFFNATCLPSPEMPINSLR
- a CDS encoding TonB-dependent receptor, producing the protein MKSFTCIGSVLFVLLTLFLTPVNAQDENEEKDVVTLPEVVVQGRFEREEFVGPLFTETNTKTKITEKGIGALGPTSMMSVPKAINLIPSVHQQSVDPLGLADISNYHESFRFRGIEPTGGGNPSTPVNMENVPMSARPGGGANIYDMENFSSISIYKGGVPAEKGFGLTNIGGKIDMEVKRPEEDFGFNLKQTLGSHDARRTFLRLDSGILPSQTAGFLSYSNTAADKWKGEGDSKRQNAMLGLRQMFGDRLKFEFFSSYNKTEANPYRPLDFEQASSLGENYDSDFSDNRSDYFYYGYNKNKFEDHNILANIEYAVTENSKITLKPFYWNDKGYYQETITMKNGQNRIRRWDIDHDLNGVQAEYSVKLLNALDFDIGYFYLEQERPGPPTSWKLYTVSDGRLVFDKWQILSNSSHNRQKTPFVSGKYAIGRFQFEAGMKYLNYSMPSITTYNTQGIPDVSYESALGMATTIEASASVQSKDFHEILPNAGVSYVLTDSLSCYFSYGRNYGMSVALYPYFISQKSAFDAKGITLQDLWDNQELEIADNFDFGFRYITDKLYIVPTIYYAKHKNKTAIYYDASLDATFPAAIFDADAYGFELEAGAMPLQNLSIYASFSYNRFYFSQDISNKAGETISVDGNQVPDAPEFLVKGMVSYRLGDFSFSPVVRYCSSRYGDILQEEKIDDAVVFDFDVTYSKAFPQTPIKKMDISLSLNNIFDKEYISIINTADYQTLGSSYHTGAPFTMYATVSLSF
- a CDS encoding DctP family TRAP transporter solute-binding subunit; amino-acid sequence: MTTMKRAFFHGLVSMVAVMVLALFMTPFALAAGFKREYKLQVNVGPSFYWGIGATKFADLVREKTDGQINIKPYFGSALLKGAQLKSAQMVAKGVIDCAYESTINISPVIPEANIFHLPFFINTFENLDKMKAGQSGQAVFAAMRKIGLQPLAWAENGFRQVTNSKHPIGKPADLKGLRIRVVGNPMFMDTFRQLGADPVNMNWGDAQTAFQQGVVDGQENPVGVLIPVQIHQYHRYATMWNYLVDPLVIYWNQKQWKAFPSDIRQAIQEAAQTSGRFEIALCRAGLDGNTSLDILKNEFNHTMEVPDPVQFMESKGMTVSFLSTDQVKAFADATAPVLKKWARKLGTDLVDKARADMGR
- a CDS encoding TRAP transporter small permease; translation: MKSHKPIRADYWIAALLLMGMALIAFINVLSRYFINFSIGATEEITINLFVWMTVVGTGIAFERGAQLGMVTVFNRFPLKMRKGLVVFSALLGAGLFVLVCGYMIQAIYDELTLFHATSAALGIPVWIYYAGVPLFSVFVFRGIYRGTLARLAMLDRETAP